In Eublepharis macularius isolate TG4126 chromosome 4, MPM_Emac_v1.0, whole genome shotgun sequence, the following are encoded in one genomic region:
- the APOF gene encoding apolipoprotein F produces the protein MHGPLIAFLLVGLLLPRGLDGHSLSLATPMGSTSKTNRPPSVSTHAPGSTLLSSILSKPFQSRLPQSGVSCDDLMPGALENFANKPLLAQTFIQAALALALQGAGCAQHAETLVLHLYRELGNADTDALLIVMARSLGTANSSGQSRSSAALQFNLEQLARTQARRCKGLTPIQGSVLHGRVNSVYRGFLAAATACHQQGNSCAGVASNGTGFFQVVDREGSYFLPHYGARSWLHQCHKVARNLRSAPEHCFSEREQRVHAVLEWIPVASTYYNLGTSLYYATQNCSDLAKERALEGAMDLGFDLLASLTGGVSSVAGLGISIGLKPAVKATIRHYNQQEELDPTLTPTNYSGLVI, from the coding sequence ATGCACGGGCCACTAATTGCCTTTCTTCTCGTGGGTCTTCTGCTGCCTCGTGGATTGGATGGGCACTCACTGTCCCTGGCTACCCCAATGGGGAGCACTTCCAAAACCAACCGTCCCCCCTCTGTCTCCACCCATGCTCCCGGTAGTACTTTGCTTAGTTCCATTCTCTCCAAGCCCTTCCAGTCCCGCTTGCCTCAAAGTGGTGTTTCCTGTGACGACTTGATGCCTGGTGCCCTCGAAAATTTTGCTAACAAGCCTCTGCTGGCCCAGACCTTCATTCAGGCCGCACTGGCGCTTGCTTTGCAAGGTGCAGGCTGTGCTCAGCATGCAGAGACCTTGGTGCTGCATCTCTACAGGGAGCTGGGAAATGCAGATACTGACGCCCTCCTGATTGTGATGGCGAGGTCTCTGGgaacagctaattcctctggtcAGAGCAGGAGCAGTGCTGCCTTGCAGTTTAACCTGGAACAGCTAGCGCGTACACAAGCTCGGCGCTGTAAGGGACTGACTCCCATTCAAGGGTCCGTCTTGCATGGCCGGGTAAACAGTGTCTACAGAGGATTTCTGGCAGCTGCCACAGCTTGTCACCAGCAGGGAAACTCTTGTGCCGGTGTGGCCTCCAACGGTACTGGTTTCTTCCAAGTGGTAGATCGAGAAGGCAGCTACTTCCTCCCACATTATGGTGCCCGTTCCTGGCTACATCAGTGTCACAAGGTTGCAAGAAACCTGCGTTCTGCCCCGGAGCACTGTTTTAGTGAGAGAGAACAACGCGTAcatgcagttttggaatggatacCTGTGGCCAGTACCTATTACAACTTGGGTACCAGCCTCTACTACGCAACTCAGAACTGCTCAGACCTGGCAAAGGAACGTGCTCTGGAAGGTGCTATGGACCTGGGCTTTGATTTACTGGCATCTTTGACAGGCGGAGTCAGTAGTGTTGCTGGGCTGGGTATTTCTATAGGGCTAAAGCCTGCGGTAAAAGCTACTATCAGACATTACAATCAGCAGGAAGAGCTTGATCCTACCCTTACCCCCACCAACTACTCTGGTCTGGTCATCTAG